From Deinococcus misasensis DSM 22328, one genomic window encodes:
- a CDS encoding glycogen debranching N-terminal domain-containing protein produces the protein MKYRAVLKENEIYWVGDDEFGISSGESGLYRRDTRFLSLYRWELDHKPLNTLMQHLAYPFELHQVSSNDDLGYLMKLGVERTLALHRHGARDLLKVQSYQPEPYTIRLLLDNDFSDMFQVRGSEPWERKVDVQAIPQGLRFSYAGQDGISRHTEIHSDPPAAWDGKALVWQAQGDTEIQIEIHPLLNNETPQALAFSSLQADYDQNWQPTVTLQSEKDQEVLFRGVQDLRSLLFETRSGVIPAAGIPWFVAPFGRDSLIIGHMTVQDYPEIARGILQYLADHQGQKNDPITLEQPGKILHEERIGEFTNTGHTPHRPYYGTVDATPLFIWLCGEYLKATGDLAFVGALMPHIEAALHWMLHDADPDGDGFLEYIPDPNGGIKNQVWKDSGDSVFFENGEEPDPTKPIAIVEVQGYAYAAYNAAAEIYQMLGQQAQSEVYCTLAKDLQNKFQQHFYWPEAGYYAHGLDGKKRQMRVLVSNAAHTLWTGIIPETHAPEVAHTVFTSGLWSGWGIRTLAEGSVRYNPVSYHNGSVWPHDTALAALGMWKYGLKDEAYTLTRALFDAAIHAPDRRLSELFAGYQRHNAPPVPFPAACHPQGWDAVIPLALRHILNREEVQVSQNPVTH, from the coding sequence ATGAAATACCGTGCAGTCCTCAAAGAAAACGAAATCTACTGGGTCGGAGACGATGAATTTGGCATTTCCTCGGGCGAAAGTGGCCTGTACCGCAGGGACACCCGCTTCCTGAGCCTGTACCGCTGGGAACTGGACCACAAGCCGCTCAACACCCTGATGCAACACCTCGCCTACCCGTTTGAACTGCATCAGGTGTCCAGCAACGACGACCTCGGCTACCTGATGAAACTCGGGGTGGAACGCACCCTCGCCCTGCACCGCCACGGGGCCAGAGACCTCCTGAAAGTGCAGTCCTACCAACCCGAGCCTTACACCATCCGCCTGCTGCTGGACAACGATTTCTCGGACATGTTTCAGGTGCGTGGCTCTGAACCATGGGAGCGCAAAGTGGATGTGCAAGCCATCCCTCAGGGCCTGAGGTTCAGTTATGCAGGGCAGGACGGCATTTCCCGTCACACCGAAATCCACAGTGATCCCCCTGCTGCATGGGACGGCAAGGCTCTGGTCTGGCAGGCGCAGGGCGACACCGAAATCCAGATTGAAATCCATCCCCTGCTGAACAACGAAACCCCTCAGGCTCTGGCGTTTTCCAGCCTTCAGGCCGATTACGACCAGAACTGGCAACCCACCGTCACCCTGCAAAGCGAAAAAGATCAGGAGGTGCTGTTCAGGGGGGTGCAGGATTTGCGTTCCTTGCTGTTTGAAACCCGCTCTGGGGTGATTCCAGCAGCAGGAATTCCGTGGTTTGTGGCCCCTTTCGGACGGGATTCTTTGATCATCGGGCACATGACGGTGCAGGATTACCCCGAGATTGCCAGAGGCATCTTGCAGTACCTTGCAGACCATCAGGGACAGAAAAACGACCCGATCACCTTGGAGCAACCCGGAAAAATCTTGCACGAAGAACGGATTGGAGAGTTCACCAACACCGGACACACCCCACACAGGCCCTATTACGGCACCGTGGATGCCACCCCATTGTTCATCTGGTTGTGCGGGGAGTACCTGAAAGCCACCGGAGACCTTGCGTTTGTGGGTGCCCTCATGCCCCACATCGAAGCTGCCCTGCACTGGATGCTCCACGACGCCGACCCAGATGGGGACGGCTTTCTGGAATACATCCCGGACCCCAACGGAGGCATCAAAAATCAGGTCTGGAAGGACTCTGGCGACAGCGTGTTCTTCGAAAATGGCGAGGAACCCGATCCCACAAAACCCATTGCCATCGTGGAAGTGCAGGGTTACGCCTATGCTGCGTACAACGCGGCTGCTGAGATTTACCAGATGCTGGGTCAACAGGCCCAATCCGAGGTGTACTGCACCCTCGCAAAGGACCTTCAGAACAAATTCCAGCAGCACTTCTACTGGCCCGAGGCCGGGTATTACGCCCACGGTCTGGACGGCAAAAAAAGACAGATGCGGGTGCTGGTCAGCAACGCAGCACACACCCTCTGGACGGGCATCATCCCTGAAACACATGCGCCAGAGGTGGCCCACACGGTGTTCACTTCAGGGCTGTGGAGTGGATGGGGCATCCGCACCCTTGCGGAAGGCAGCGTGCGGTACAACCCGGTTTCTTACCACAACGGCAGTGTGTGGCCCCATGACACCGCTCTGGCTGCACTGGGCATGTGGAAATACGGCCTCAAAGACGAAGCCTACACCCTCACCAGAGCCCTGTTTGATGCTGCGATCCATGCACCAGACCGCAGGCTTTCCGAACTTTTTGCTGGATACCAGAGGCACAACGCTCCCCCTGTGCCTTTCCCTGCTGCATGTCACCCTCAGGGGTGGGATGCGGTGATTCCTCTGGCGCTCAGGCACATCCTGAACAGGGAAGAGGTGCAAGTTTCTCAGAACCCTGTGACCCACTGA
- a CDS encoding carbohydrate ABC transporter permease — protein MNASHYRSRVIARAIWIYTILIAFSLVVLGPFLMGTLTSFKDNPLEYPPTLNLPKLSSGNMGAAYRLGLAGGGGGFFGELHPGATVPFEVSIFTPEGQPNTPPTVQVLRLQPGAGIGAVRDPVYAADFAEVQGLKPVQSVPAQRPDRDGKMVQGSITTYTLNVVYPRLTNVQGEKIRAKTPQTFDEGLKAIVDGQVVDVTLDTPRAQEQRINVPADTVVSLIRKDGKFYLEGPIVLDRTPLNVELERGQQLTDSTLPPTRVERFGRANFFNNITPGIMGFTFNNYLRAFRESVDLETGNSIFLRWVGNSFLVAIVKVLTSLIFASMAGYAFARLQFPGKNLLFVLVLFTMMVPMQVTFLSNFLLLRDGLWGLSKLFGLPNFFNPWGLIVSGLVGSAQVFLMKQFFESLPRELDEAAAIDGASPFQSFWFVTLPQTYPALATLAITTFQGSWNDFFWPSVVVQNPASNLTLPVGLANFRQAYAGQGDYGLILAGAVISAIPIILLFLFFQRYFVENSVGSSVKG, from the coding sequence ATGAACGCCAGCCACTACCGTTCCCGCGTGATTGCCCGGGCCATCTGGATTTACACCATCCTGATTGCTTTTTCGCTGGTGGTGCTTGGCCCCTTCCTGATGGGCACCCTGACCAGTTTCAAAGACAACCCTCTGGAGTACCCGCCCACCCTGAACCTGCCCAAACTCAGCTCTGGCAACATGGGCGCAGCGTACCGTCTGGGCTTGGCCGGAGGGGGAGGGGGTTTCTTCGGAGAGTTGCATCCCGGTGCCACCGTGCCTTTCGAGGTGAGCATTTTCACCCCCGAGGGCCAGCCGAACACCCCTCCCACTGTGCAGGTCCTCAGGTTGCAACCCGGAGCCGGAATCGGTGCGGTGCGTGACCCGGTGTATGCTGCAGATTTTGCAGAGGTGCAAGGTCTGAAACCCGTCCAGAGTGTGCCTGCCCAGCGTCCAGATCGGGATGGCAAGATGGTTCAGGGCTCCATCACCACCTACACCCTGAATGTGGTGTATCCCAGACTGACCAACGTGCAAGGAGAGAAAATCCGCGCCAAAACCCCACAAACCTTTGACGAGGGCCTGAAAGCCATCGTGGACGGTCAGGTGGTGGATGTGACTCTGGACACCCCCAGAGCACAGGAACAGCGCATCAATGTTCCTGCCGATACGGTGGTCTCGTTGATCCGCAAAGATGGCAAGTTTTACCTTGAAGGTCCCATCGTGCTGGACCGCACCCCCCTGAATGTGGAACTTGAACGGGGCCAGCAACTCACCGATTCCACTTTGCCACCCACCCGTGTGGAGCGATTCGGACGGGCCAATTTCTTCAACAACATCACCCCCGGCATCATGGGGTTCACCTTCAACAATTACCTGAGGGCTTTCAGGGAGTCGGTGGATCTGGAAACTGGAAACAGCATTTTCTTGCGCTGGGTGGGCAACAGTTTTCTGGTGGCCATCGTGAAGGTGTTGACCAGCCTGATTTTTGCCAGCATGGCCGGGTATGCCTTCGCACGGCTTCAGTTCCCCGGCAAAAACCTGCTCTTTGTGCTGGTCCTGTTCACCATGATGGTGCCCATGCAAGTGACTTTCCTCAGCAACTTTCTGCTGCTCAGGGACGGGCTCTGGGGCCTCTCCAAACTGTTTGGGTTGCCCAACTTTTTCAACCCGTGGGGCCTGATTGTCAGTGGACTGGTGGGCAGTGCACAGGTGTTCCTGATGAAACAGTTCTTTGAAAGCCTCCCCAGAGAACTCGATGAAGCCGCAGCCATTGATGGGGCAAGCCCCTTCCAGAGCTTCTGGTTCGTGACCCTGCCCCAGACGTATCCGGCTCTGGCGACGCTGGCCATCACCACCTTTCAGGGGTCATGGAATGACTTTTTCTGGCCTTCGGTGGTGGTGCAAAACCCGGCCAGCAACCTGACCTTGCCGGTGGGGCTGGCGAACTTCCGTCAGGCGTACGCCGGACAGGGCGATTACGGCCTGATTCTGGCCGGTGCCGTCATCAGTGCCATTCCGATCATCCTGCTGTTCCTGTTCTTCCAGCGCTACTTCGTTGAGAACTCTGTGGGCAGCAGCGTCAAAGGTTGA
- a CDS encoding carbohydrate ABC transporter permease, translating to MLNTRTKTNHKALERMRTRRETMTALVFLGPFLLTLLIFFFYGFVRAVYFSFTDYDLFNPPRFVGLQSYINIFQDDKFRIALTNTLLFSFVTTTLQTAGALLLAVVLNQRIRGLMFFRSAYYMPSITSSVVITLVFLWLFQKKGIANYLTTQVNQFLPHIIVFLVVTVIAQIIQVIFERLKESRNYIPEHREATSFDALTRIRKVTYVHWSDPLLLAISAAIGGVAVLVASFMGWIFPRDVATFDFDWVYNTDKLFGVLPIPLLFIILMNTFTTIPTLMLFFLAGLQGIPSSLYEAAELDGATPGQKFWYVTLPQLQPVTFYAVTISLIGTLQMFDQVKVIGDAAPLDSIITLSYYIYNYAFRGGSSLAGMSSAAAMILAVLTLLVVLVQRQLFKDEVNK from the coding sequence ATGTTGAACACCAGAACCAAAACAAACCACAAGGCTTTGGAAAGAATGCGGACCAGACGCGAAACCATGACAGCTCTGGTGTTTCTGGGACCTTTTTTGCTGACCCTGCTGATTTTCTTCTTTTACGGTTTTGTGCGGGCAGTGTATTTCAGTTTCACCGATTACGACCTGTTCAACCCGCCCAGATTTGTGGGGCTACAGTCCTACATCAACATTTTTCAGGATGACAAATTCAGAATTGCTTTGACCAACACCCTGCTGTTCAGCTTTGTCACCACCACCCTGCAGACTGCAGGTGCCCTGTTGCTTGCAGTGGTCCTCAACCAGCGCATTCGTGGTTTGATGTTCTTCCGCTCTGCCTACTACATGCCTTCCATCACCAGTTCGGTGGTGATCACCTTGGTGTTCTTGTGGCTGTTCCAGAAAAAAGGGATTGCCAATTACCTGACCACCCAAGTGAACCAGTTCCTTCCCCACATCATCGTGTTTCTGGTGGTGACGGTCATTGCCCAGATCATCCAGGTGATTTTCGAGCGGCTGAAGGAATCAAGAAATTACATTCCTGAACACAGAGAGGCCACTTCTTTTGACGCCCTGACTCGAATTCGCAAAGTCACTTACGTGCACTGGTCCGATCCGCTGCTGCTGGCCATCAGTGCCGCCATCGGGGGGGTTGCCGTGCTGGTGGCCAGTTTCATGGGCTGGATTTTCCCCAGAGATGTGGCCACTTTTGATTTTGACTGGGTGTACAACACCGACAAGCTATTCGGGGTGCTACCCATTCCCTTGCTGTTCATCATCCTGATGAACACCTTCACCACCATTCCCACCCTGATGCTGTTCTTTCTGGCTGGACTTCAGGGCATCCCGAGCAGCCTGTATGAAGCCGCTGAACTCGATGGGGCCACCCCAGGCCAGAAATTTTGGTATGTGACCCTTCCACAGTTGCAACCGGTGACTTTTTATGCCGTGACCATCAGTTTGATTGGGACCCTGCAGATGTTCGATCAGGTGAAAGTGATTGGCGACGCGGCTCCCTTGGATTCCATCATCACCCTGTCTTACTACATCTACAATTACGCCTTCCGGGGGGGAAGTTCTCTGGCTGGTATGTCTTCTGCTGCAGCGATGATTCTCGCGGTCCTCACGTTGCTTGTGGTGCTGGTGCAGCGCCAACTCTTCAAAGACGAGGTGAACAAATGA
- a CDS encoding extracellular solute-binding protein — MRRSLLLVTALLAGAASAQTVVKLNGFAGADVAIVNDLLNKIVNPALAKDNIKAVFEPFQGDFNAALTNALSSGTAGDLMYIDIFVAPGFIKTGKLLPLNGKISTKPFVPSLVKAFTDSGKVYAVAKDFNSLAITFNKDLFDEADVAYPNENDTWSTFADKLRKVKKALGNDYAGICLPADFARFGAFAFATGWKTFDSKGNSNLLDPRFKEAFNFYTGLVKDKTAILPSDLSQGWSGGCFGTGKVAAAIEGAWISGFLRDSAPNLKYGTAPIPKNDKTKKRGNFIFTVGWAVNKDSKNQAAALKVLDQLTSEKTQQFILTEGLAIPSRTSLQGNSYFNKTTQEAQNAKVVFQGASDGNVYGYNFRQYGGDWMTPVNAALQAVMSGKSSVDEALKKAQADLNAVMKR, encoded by the coding sequence ATGAGAAGAAGTCTGCTTTTGGTCACTGCCCTGCTCGCTGGTGCTGCCAGTGCGCAAACTGTCGTGAAGCTCAACGGGTTTGCAGGTGCCGATGTTGCCATCGTCAATGACCTTTTGAACAAAATCGTCAACCCTGCCCTTGCCAAAGACAACATCAAGGCGGTCTTTGAACCCTTTCAGGGAGACTTCAATGCTGCACTGACCAACGCCCTGTCCAGTGGCACCGCTGGAGATTTGATGTACATCGACATCTTCGTGGCCCCCGGATTCATCAAGACCGGGAAACTCTTGCCCCTGAACGGCAAAATCAGCACCAAACCCTTTGTGCCCAGCCTCGTGAAAGCCTTCACCGACTCTGGCAAGGTGTATGCGGTGGCCAAAGACTTCAACTCGCTTGCGATCACCTTCAACAAAGACCTCTTCGATGAGGCCGATGTCGCTTACCCCAATGAAAATGACACCTGGAGCACCTTTGCAGACAAACTGCGCAAAGTCAAAAAAGCCCTCGGGAACGATTATGCTGGCATCTGCTTGCCTGCCGATTTCGCCCGATTTGGGGCATTTGCTTTCGCCACCGGATGGAAAACATTTGATTCCAAAGGGAACAGCAACCTGCTCGATCCCCGATTCAAAGAAGCTTTCAACTTTTACACCGGACTGGTCAAAGACAAGACCGCCATCCTGCCTTCCGACCTCTCGCAGGGCTGGTCTGGAGGTTGCTTCGGAACCGGAAAAGTGGCGGCTGCCATCGAGGGGGCCTGGATCTCGGGCTTCCTGAGGGACAGTGCACCCAACCTGAAATACGGCACAGCACCCATCCCCAAAAACGACAAAACCAAAAAGCGCGGGAACTTCATTTTTACGGTGGGTTGGGCTGTCAACAAAGACTCCAAAAATCAGGCCGCTGCCCTCAAGGTGCTGGATCAACTGACCAGCGAGAAAACCCAGCAGTTCATCCTCACCGAAGGCCTCGCCATCCCGAGCCGCACCAGCCTGCAAGGCAACAGCTACTTCAACAAGACCACCCAAGAAGCCCAGAACGCCAAAGTGGTGTTTCAGGGTGCCAGCGACGGCAACGTTTACGGCTACAACTTCCGCCAGTATGGTGGCGACTGGATGACGCCGGTGAATGCTGCCCTGCAAGCCGTGATGAGTGGCAAATCCAGTGTGGATGAGGCACTTAAGAAAGCCCAGGCCGACCTCAATGCGGTGATGAAGCGCTAA
- a CDS encoding LacI family DNA-binding transcriptional regulator, with product MKITIDEIARVSGVSKGTVSRVINGKTTVAAHTREKVLDVMNRLGFVPDPAARELSMRSKYTIGISIGQGDNRISPYFALIWRALARETQELGIQFIELSDDLSSYIRLPNAVLLFSAQHTHKRLDFLKSQQIPAVVIGHEPGHAFVVPDDHTGGKLAAEHLLKLGHRRFAFLGTHIPSQAADDRRNGFCETLLKAGHPLSPELNLEGHFNTLDAYRAIRKAWEQGHRFTALFAASDEMAMGAIGALQDLGVQVPEQVSVLGFDGFPFPGLRLTTIAQDIPRIAHEAVQLALSGIEGEDPQGVYVPVQLQMGSTTAPPPDSPV from the coding sequence ATGAAAATCACCATTGACGAAATTGCACGGGTTTCCGGTGTCTCCAAAGGCACCGTGAGTCGGGTCATCAACGGCAAAACCACCGTGGCTGCCCACACCCGCGAAAAAGTCCTGGATGTCATGAACCGCCTTGGTTTTGTCCCCGATCCTGCTGCACGGGAATTGTCCATGCGTTCCAAATACACCATTGGCATTTCCATCGGGCAGGGAGACAACCGCATCAGTCCGTACTTCGCCCTGATCTGGCGTGCACTGGCCAGAGAAACCCAGGAGCTCGGGATCCAGTTCATCGAGCTTTCCGACGACCTTTCCAGTTACATTCGCCTGCCCAACGCGGTATTGCTGTTCAGTGCACAACACACCCACAAGCGCCTCGATTTCCTGAAGTCCCAGCAGATTCCAGCGGTGGTGATCGGCCATGAACCCGGTCATGCCTTTGTGGTTCCCGACGACCACACCGGAGGAAAACTCGCGGCAGAACACCTGTTGAAACTCGGGCACCGGCGGTTTGCCTTTCTGGGCACCCACATTCCCAGTCAAGCTGCAGACGACCGTCGCAATGGATTCTGCGAAACCCTGCTCAAAGCTGGACATCCCCTGAGTCCAGAGCTCAATCTGGAAGGCCACTTCAACACGCTCGATGCTTACCGGGCCATCCGCAAAGCCTGGGAGCAAGGACACCGTTTCACCGCACTGTTTGCCGCCAGCGATGAAATGGCCATGGGTGCCATCGGTGCCCTGCAAGACCTCGGGGTGCAGGTTCCAGAGCAGGTGTCGGTGCTGGGATTCGACGGTTTTCCCTTTCCCGGACTGCGCCTGACCACCATTGCACAAGACATTCCGCGCATCGCCCACGAAGCGGTGCAACTGGCCCTCTCGGGCATTGAGGGGGAAGACCCTCAGGGCGTGTACGTCCCGGTGCAACTCCAGATGGGGAGCACCACGGCACCCCCACCAGATTCACCCGTTTGA
- a CDS encoding FMN-binding negative transcriptional regulator codes for MYRPPYFKQDDPAEQLRFMQAHNFATLVSREPFMATHLPVLVEEGKISGHVARANLHSKLDGQEVMVLFQGPHAYVSAGWYEKTGQVPTWNYTAVHAYGTFREITDPEAISHHLRTLVHFHEQHRSPAWDIDLTEEALQKMARAVVVFEIPLERLEGKYKLSQNRTLEERQRVMDSLQEEGGADVAALMKSHS; via the coding sequence ATGTACAGGCCCCCTTACTTCAAACAGGACGATCCAGCAGAGCAGTTGCGTTTCATGCAGGCCCACAATTTCGCCACACTGGTCAGCCGTGAACCGTTCATGGCGACCCATCTGCCTGTGCTGGTGGAGGAGGGGAAAATCTCGGGTCATGTGGCCAGAGCGAACCTGCACAGCAAATTGGACGGGCAAGAGGTGATGGTGTTGTTTCAGGGACCCCATGCTTATGTTTCGGCAGGATGGTATGAAAAAACAGGGCAGGTGCCCACCTGGAATTACACTGCTGTGCACGCTTACGGCACGTTTCGAGAGATCACGGATCCTGAAGCCATTTCCCATCACCTCAGGACGCTGGTGCATTTTCACGAGCAGCACCGGAGTCCTGCATGGGACATCGACCTGACCGAAGAGGCTTTGCAGAAAATGGCCCGAGCGGTGGTGGTGTTTGAAATCCCTCTGGAGCGTCTGGAAGGGAAGTACAAGCTCAGTCAGAACCGCACCCTTGAGGAACGCCAGAGGGTGATGGATAGTCTGCAAGAAGAAGGTGGAGCAGATGTTGCTGCCTTGATGAAGTCCCACAGTTGA
- a CDS encoding DNA-processing protein DprA, whose protein sequence is MTAWISEVTLKILTLLSLPGVGLQTVKKILQYPHIHQSQDLADLGFLDLRLYRAMQDPSAMKTANDKVQEIQRQAETLNMQVVSLADPHYPEVLKNTPDAPPVLYLKGHWYDDQSLMTVVGTRTPSRHGEITTERIVQHFTEAGFGVASGLFPGCSERAVQTALQRGAYVIAVYSAGFDQDFSPALHKLGQQVLEQGLWVSPFPPGTVFKTHQLVQQNRLQVAFGTGLLMVQSGIHGTSLHSVRAALRYGRPVAVPALSQTDQQEGREEAVGVNRLLFSQHPEASTLLDIPPEDLSKIILLHGKQDYAHFEASMRGKKAASDALV, encoded by the coding sequence ATGACCGCCTGGATCTCCGAAGTCACCCTCAAAATCCTCACCTTGCTGTCCCTGCCGGGTGTGGGCTTGCAGACCGTCAAGAAAATCCTGCAATACCCCCACATCCACCAGAGTCAGGACCTCGCAGACCTCGGGTTTCTGGACCTCAGGCTGTACCGGGCCATGCAGGACCCATCCGCCATGAAAACCGCCAATGACAAGGTGCAAGAGATCCAACGTCAGGCCGAAACCCTCAACATGCAGGTGGTCAGCCTTGCAGACCCCCACTACCCCGAGGTCCTCAAAAACACCCCGGATGCTCCACCTGTGCTGTACCTCAAAGGCCACTGGTACGACGACCAGAGCCTGATGACCGTGGTGGGCACCCGCACCCCCTCAAGGCACGGGGAAATCACCACCGAACGCATTGTCCAGCACTTCACAGAAGCTGGTTTTGGGGTGGCCTCGGGTCTTTTTCCGGGGTGCAGTGAGCGTGCAGTGCAAACCGCCCTTCAGCGAGGGGCTTACGTGATCGCAGTCTACAGTGCAGGCTTCGATCAGGACTTCTCTCCTGCTCTGCACAAACTCGGGCAGCAGGTGCTGGAACAGGGGCTCTGGGTCAGTCCGTTTCCACCCGGCACGGTGTTCAAAACCCATCAACTGGTCCAGCAAAACCGCTTGCAGGTGGCCTTCGGAACCGGACTCCTGATGGTCCAGAGCGGCATCCACGGCACCAGTCTGCATTCTGTGCGTGCAGCACTGCGTTATGGTCGTCCTGTGGCAGTGCCAGCCCTGAGCCAGACCGACCAGCAAGAGGGCAGGGAAGAGGCTGTGGGCGTGAACCGCCTGCTCTTTTCACAGCATCCAGAGGCCTCCACTTTGCTGGACATCCCTCCTGAGGACCTCAGCAAAATCATCTTGCTGCACGGCAAGCAGGATTATGCCCATTTCGAGGCCAGCATGCGAGGGAAAAAAGCTGCGTCAGATGCTCTGGTGTGA
- a CDS encoding ArsR/SmtB family transcription factor, with amino-acid sequence MNAATFSALAEPHRLHIVELLTEHPLTVGEIAERLQIRQPQASKHLKVLSDAGLIEVEAIANRRVCSLRPEPFQDMDDWLKRYRQLWEDRFDRLDTYLQELQKEKDTSTPSQDPEKPSGGTP; translated from the coding sequence ATGAACGCTGCGACATTCAGCGCTCTGGCCGAACCCCACCGCCTGCACATCGTGGAACTGCTGACCGAACACCCCCTCACGGTGGGTGAAATCGCCGAGCGTTTGCAGATCCGCCAACCGCAGGCCTCCAAACACCTGAAGGTGCTCAGCGATGCAGGCCTCATCGAGGTGGAAGCCATCGCCAACCGCCGGGTGTGCAGCCTCCGCCCCGAACCTTTTCAGGACATGGACGACTGGCTGAAACGCTACCGTCAACTCTGGGAAGACCGTTTTGACCGTCTGGACACCTATTTGCAAGAGCTTCAAAAGGAAAAAGACACTTCAACCCCCTCTCAGGACCCTGAGAAACCCTCTGGAGGCACCCCATGA
- a CDS encoding SRPBCC family protein, with protein MTQTLNPQIENGKELILQRFFKAPRALVFEAFTTAEHLSKWWGPRGWDIPFCTVDLRPGGKWHYCMKCADRDQGQFFGMESWGLAIYEEIIAPERLVYTDYFSDAEGNINESMPSTLSTLKFEEVTGGTLVTTRASYQTEAALQTVMDMGMVQGISQTWDRLDEHLIALQK; from the coding sequence ATGACCCAAACCCTGAATCCCCAAATTGAAAACGGCAAAGAACTCATCCTGCAACGCTTTTTCAAAGCCCCCCGTGCTCTGGTCTTCGAGGCTTTCACCACCGCTGAACACCTCAGCAAATGGTGGGGACCCAGAGGTTGGGACATCCCCTTCTGCACTGTGGACCTGCGTCCGGGCGGGAAATGGCATTACTGCATGAAATGTGCAGACAGGGATCAGGGACAGTTTTTCGGGATGGAATCTTGGGGACTGGCCATCTACGAGGAAATCATCGCTCCAGAGCGCCTCGTTTACACCGATTACTTCTCCGATGCAGAAGGCAACATCAACGAAAGCATGCCTTCCACCCTCTCTACGTTGAAGTTTGAAGAGGTCACTGGGGGGACCCTGGTGACCACCAGAGCTTCTTACCAGACCGAAGCTGCCCTCCAAACCGTCATGGACATGGGCATGGTGCAAGGCATCTCCCAGACGTGGGACCGTCTGGACGAGCATCTCATTGCATTGCAGAAATAA
- a CDS encoding arabinan endo-1,5-alpha-L-arabinosidase, which translates to MKPQTTTLLLLGLVLSACNSQFALHQMGFEPQTAVGMSGDLGFHDPVLIKAGSTYCGFSTGILRDTTNPGGILVHRSSGGPGGSWTTLGEIPVPAWAKTYGIKHLWAPEIVYNGSDKRYYLYYAASQFGTNNSAIGVTSTTNPCSVSGWTDHGAIKTSKGTDFNAIDPDVGWDSTNGWYMSWGSFFSGIKIQKMSSMTTFTGSITTLATRPGVANNPVEAPSITKRGGFYYLFLSWDACCQGTSSTYKTVVGRANSLFGPYTDKNGKRLDQGGGTLLLQGTSGAFGPGGGDAYQDGTTYYFAHHYYDSAGAPKLAVRQLGWDSANWPVP; encoded by the coding sequence ATGAAACCCCAAACCACAACCCTGCTCCTGCTTGGACTTGTGCTTTCTGCCTGCAACTCCCAGTTCGCTCTGCACCAGATGGGCTTTGAACCCCAGACGGCAGTGGGCATGTCTGGAGACCTCGGATTCCACGATCCCGTGCTGATCAAAGCGGGATCCACCTATTGTGGATTTTCCACAGGCATCCTCAGGGACACCACCAACCCCGGAGGGATTCTGGTGCACCGTTCCAGCGGAGGGCCCGGCGGAAGCTGGACCACCCTCGGAGAAATTCCCGTGCCAGCATGGGCCAAAACCTACGGCATCAAACACCTGTGGGCACCCGAGATCGTGTACAACGGTTCGGACAAACGGTATTACCTCTACTACGCAGCCAGCCAGTTCGGAACCAACAACTCTGCCATCGGGGTGACCAGCACCACCAACCCCTGTTCGGTCTCTGGTTGGACCGACCATGGGGCCATCAAAACCTCCAAGGGAACCGATTTCAATGCCATTGACCCGGATGTGGGCTGGGACAGCACCAATGGGTGGTACATGAGCTGGGGATCGTTTTTTTCCGGGATCAAAATCCAGAAAATGAGCAGCATGACCACTTTCACAGGCAGCATCACCACCCTTGCAACCCGTCCGGGTGTGGCCAACAACCCTGTGGAGGCCCCGAGCATCACCAAAAGAGGTGGTTTCTACTACCTGTTCCTGTCGTGGGATGCCTGCTGTCAGGGCACCTCCAGCACCTACAAAACCGTGGTGGGTCGGGCCAACAGCCTGTTCGGACCATACACCGACAAGAACGGCAAGCGTCTGGATCAGGGAGGAGGTACCTTGCTGTTGCAGGGCACCTCTGGCGCATTTGGTCCGGGTGGAGGAGATGCCTATCAGGACGGCACCACCTATTACTTTGCCCACCATTACTACGATTCTGCAGGGGCACCCAAACTTGCGGTCCGTCAACTCGGGTGGGACAGCGCAAACTGGCCTGTGCCTTGA